The following coding sequences are from one Nicotiana tomentosiformis chromosome 3, ASM39032v3, whole genome shotgun sequence window:
- the LOC104102206 gene encoding E3 ubiquitin-protein ligase RGLG2-like, with the protein MGGKSSKRSTTGRYASFGSSSYSGYQGYPQSPYTQPSYNYPPPPPCQTYGGPPPESRKRLERKYSKIDDDYHSIEQVTDALARAGLESSNLIVGIDFTKSNEWTGARSFHRKSLHHIGDQQNPYEQAISIIGRTLSKFDEDNLIPCFGFGDASTHDQEVFGFYPDDKYCNGFEEVLSRYRELVPQLRLAGPTSFAPIIEMAITIVEQSGGQYHVLLIIADGQVTRSVDTERGQFSPQEKRTVEAIVKASEYPLSIILVGVGDGPWDMMREFDDNIPARAFDNFQFVNFTDIMSKTVDRSRKEAEFALAALMEIPSQYKATLELNILGARRGNEIDRIPLPPPHYGAASFGTSKPSQSNSYRPSAPTSTSRHNSAVGSSHPASSADNHLCPICITNPKDMAFGCGHQTCCECGQDLQLCPICRDSIQTRIRLY; encoded by the exons ATGGGTGGCAAGAGTTCAAAAAGATCAACAACTGGTCGATATGCATCATTTGGGTCCAGTTCATATTCAGGTTATCAAGGCTATCCGCAGTCACCATATACTCAACCAAGCTACAATTATCCCCCGCCGCCTCCTTGTCAAACATATGGTGGTCCACCTCCTGAGTCAAGGAAAAGGCTTGAGAGGAAATATTCTAAGATAGATGATGACTACCACAGCATAGAGCAG GTTACTGATGCCCTTGCACGTGCCGGGCTAGAGTCTTCGAACTTAATTGTTGGCATTGATTTTACCAAGAGCAATGAGTGGACTG GTGCAAGGTCATTCCACCGGAAAAGTTTGCATCACATTGGGGATCAGCAAAATCCATATGAACAAGCAATATCCATCATTGGAAGAACACTATCAAAATTTGATGAGGACAACCTGATTCCTTGTTTTGGATTTGGAGATG CCTCAACACATGACCAAGAAGTCTTTGGTTTCTATCCGGATGACAAATATTGTAATGGATTCGAGGAAGTACTGAGTAGATATAGAGAGTTGGTTCCTCAATTACGGCTTGCAG GACCAACATCATTTGCTCCTATTATTGAAATGGCAATCACTATTGTTGAGCAGAGTGGCGGCCAGTACCACGTTTTATTGATAATAGCGGATGGACAG GTTACAAGAAGTGTAGATACTGAGCGCGGGCAATTTAGCCCTCAAGAGAAGAGAACAGTTGAAGCAATTGTGAAAGCAAG TGAATATCCCTTGTCTATTATTTTAGTTGGGGTTGGAGATGGGCCATGGGACATGATGAGGGAATTTGATGACAATATCCCTGCTCGAGCCTTTGACAATTTCCAG TTTGTTAATTTTACAGATATCATGTCAAAAACTGTGGACCGGTCCCGGAAAGAAGCAGAGTTTGCCTTAGCAGCATTGATGGAAATACCTTCTCAGTACAAAGCAACTCTGGAGCTGAACATTCTGGG TGCTCGTAGAGGAAATGAAATTGACAGGATTCCTCTCCCCCCTCCGCACTATGGTGCAGCTTCTTTTGGCACATCAAAACCTTCACAAAGCAATAGTTACCGTCCGAGTGCGCCTACTAGCACTAGCAGACACAATTCGGCTGTTGGATCAAGTCATCCTGCAAGTTCTGCAGATAATCAT CTTTGTCCCATCTGCATAACCAATCCAAAGGACATGGCATTTGGTTGTGGACACCAG ACATGTTGTGAATGTGGGCAAGATCTGCAGTTGTGCCCGATCTGTCGGGACAGCATTCAAACTAGGATAAGACTTTACTGA